A window from uncultured Desulfobacter sp. encodes these proteins:
- a CDS encoding S8 family serine peptidase, whose amino-acid sequence MFKNLLRFLSIHIAITILMFCPGPAWADIETDLSVENYTKLSKQRVGRTVYEFTYSVDISNTAPINYENVLINVSSSSPHTTIIKDVIDIGSVNASTDLSSTDTFRFRQDRRYPFDSDAITFIFTGDEVPNTRPFASSGKNQLVQLGTIVQLDGSGSEDAESPNLNFNWVFQSKPLNSAADFDDPSAENPTFVADIPGRYVIQLTVNDGVENSDPDTISVNTVTGDVDVNFDNEISSLDQDIIEYCYGVSVAQYPMCSRTDLNGTGIVDEGDLEIMGYALFHSAPDPDLSNEGKVDGDDLAIVSGCMGETPTTIDTCGIADVNGDNFVSNADINLIQTAMGEDGFVFLNDQPIVELAQTPGGTSFALDRFLVEVNVGTSRTIVDSLAASVGATVSGFLGNDLFMFSIPVKSEEDIIQIMETLASDPNISSVLPDIIGELSSFSSDFDNFEHDIIGISRRPYDLILAEKAWELIKLSNLQPKDVKKPIVGIIDGVIDNNNTEFNGVNILYQQGSPLDSQITHHGTMVAGIIAANNRKGNESITGIAYGGTNGDLGIISAPISDGHGITPDLGKIFKQLMYLATTNVSVINMSFRTLIKDNELWNQTVKNWYYKFFTRYPEKLFIICADNWNMEASKYGPMGAVSFDGDRPGNVLVVGSSNKSGTAKAGFSNFGSFVDIWAPGELIYGPTIPNGPEFPEDQVSSNDSRYKAYSGTSYSAPMVTGAAALLQYLAPQYLARNPELTKSFLISYGDLIPDINQIFVSYQDGMQLNVCKATEAVLSQLGALDPNIVPPNFCNVGNGGFVTGSMLGPKQACFPKYNTHEQSVV is encoded by the coding sequence ATGTTTAAAAATTTATTGCGTTTTTTATCAATCCACATTGCTATTACAATACTTATGTTCTGTCCAGGGCCAGCATGGGCTGATATAGAAACTGACTTAAGTGTCGAAAATTACACTAAACTATCTAAGCAAAGAGTTGGACGTACTGTATATGAGTTCACCTATTCAGTTGATATATCTAATACCGCGCCCATTAACTATGAGAATGTCTTGATAAACGTTTCAAGTTCAAGCCCACATACCACAATTATAAAAGATGTCATTGATATCGGCTCGGTTAATGCCTCTACTGATTTATCTTCTACTGATACGTTTAGATTCCGCCAGGATCGGCGCTATCCGTTTGACTCCGATGCGATTACTTTTATATTTACGGGAGATGAGGTTCCCAACACAAGACCTTTTGCATCTTCAGGTAAGAATCAATTGGTGCAACTCGGGACTATCGTGCAATTGGACGGAAGCGGATCTGAGGATGCAGAAAGCCCAAACTTGAATTTTAACTGGGTATTTCAATCGAAGCCTTTGAACAGTGCAGCCGATTTTGACGACCCGTCAGCCGAGAACCCCACCTTTGTGGCCGATATCCCGGGTCGGTATGTCATTCAACTGACGGTGAACGACGGTGTAGAAAACAGCGACCCCGATACGATCAGCGTCAACACGGTAACCGGGGATGTTGACGTGAATTTTGACAATGAAATTTCTTCGCTTGATCAAGATATCATTGAATACTGCTACGGGGTGAGTGTGGCCCAGTACCCGATGTGCTCGCGGACTGATTTGAACGGCACTGGTATCGTTGATGAGGGCGACCTGGAAATAATGGGATATGCCTTGTTCCATTCTGCTCCTGATCCGGATCTGTCCAATGAGGGCAAGGTGGATGGTGACGACCTCGCTATTGTATCTGGCTGCATGGGGGAAACCCCGACGACGATTGATACCTGCGGCATCGCCGATGTGAATGGGGATAATTTTGTCTCTAACGCGGATATAAATCTGATTCAAACCGCTATGGGAGAGGATGGTTTTGTTTTTTTAAACGACCAGCCAATAGTCGAACTCGCGCAAACCCCGGGGGGCACATCTTTTGCTTTGGACAGATTTTTGGTGGAAGTCAATGTCGGAACATCACGTACGATTGTTGATTCTCTGGCAGCATCTGTTGGTGCTACAGTCTCTGGTTTTTTAGGAAACGATTTATTTATGTTTTCCATCCCAGTAAAATCAGAGGAAGACATTATCCAGATTATGGAAACTCTGGCTTCTGACCCTAATATTAGTTCCGTTTTGCCCGATATCATAGGGGAGTTATCTTCTTTTTCTTCTGATTTTGATAATTTCGAGCATGACATTATAGGTATAAGTAGGAGACCTTATGACCTAATTTTAGCTGAAAAGGCTTGGGAACTTATAAAGCTGAGTAATCTACAGCCGAAAGATGTAAAAAAACCAATTGTCGGCATTATCGATGGAGTCATCGATAATAATAACACCGAATTTAATGGTGTGAATATTTTATATCAACAGGGATCTCCTCTGGATAGCCAAATAACTCATCATGGAACGATGGTGGCTGGTATTATTGCTGCAAACAATAGAAAAGGCAACGAGAGCATAACCGGAATTGCTTATGGTGGGACGAATGGAGATTTGGGTATTATATCCGCTCCGATCTCCGATGGACATGGAATCACACCTGACCTTGGCAAAATATTCAAACAATTAATGTATCTTGCCACAACTAATGTCAGCGTTATAAATATGAGCTTTAGAACCCTAATAAAAGATAACGAGCTATGGAATCAAACTGTAAAAAATTGGTATTATAAATTCTTTACTCGATATCCTGAGAAGCTATTTATTATTTGTGCTGATAATTGGAATATGGAAGCATCGAAATATGGCCCTATGGGTGCGGTTAGTTTTGATGGTGATCGTCCTGGAAATGTTCTTGTGGTTGGGTCTTCCAACAAATCTGGTACTGCAAAAGCCGGCTTTTCAAATTTCGGCAGTTTTGTAGACATATGGGCTCCTGGTGAGCTAATTTATGGGCCAACAATTCCTAATGGCCCAGAATTTCCAGAAGACCAAGTATCTTCAAATGATTCAAGATATAAAGCGTATTCTGGTACTAGCTATTCTGCACCAATGGTTACTGGTGCTGCAGCTCTTTTGCAATATTTAGCACCTCAATATTTAGCCCGCAATCCTGAATTAACAAAATCTTTTCTTATTAGTTATGGCGATTTAATCCCCGATATCAATCAAATTTTTGTTTCATATCAAGACGGCATGCAATTAAATGTGTGTAAAGCTACAGAAGCTGTGCTTTCACAATTAGGTGCTCTTGATCCTAACATTGTTCCTCCTAATTTTTGCAATGTTGGGAATGGTGGATTTGTTACAGGTAGCATGTTAGGCCCAAAACAAGCGTGTTTTCCCAAATACAACACTCATGAGCAATCGGTCGTTTGA
- a CDS encoding type II toxin-antitoxin system HipA family toxin yields MGKAKNLTVLMNGIPVGRLNRSAKGIISFGYDEDWLSDRNRRPLSLSLPLTTQVYSGDRVENYFDNLLPDNMTLRNRLQARVGASSTRAFDLLSHIGRDCVGAVQLVPEGETPNVKMVTVDRVDEAQIEAILKSYAAMPLGVDIDADFRLSVAGAQEKTAFLRMQNDWYRPSGATPTSHIFKLPMGRLGQTGLDLSGSVENEWLCQKLLGAFGMAAADTQIANFGSQKVLVVERFDRRWSADSTWLIRLPQEDICQATGIPSALKYEADGGPGMTTIMDLLLGSDKAHEDRTLFMTAQLLFWMLGAIDGHAKNFSIFLRPGSRFHLTPFYDVISIYPLARAGQISMHKVKMAMAVSGKNRHYRWNSITRRHWLNTAKKCRYPEDEMKQIIEKCCDMAQGCIDQVGATLPPGFPGQISAAIFSGMHQARERLINNKKDGSA; encoded by the coding sequence ATGGGAAAGGCAAAAAATCTTACCGTCCTTATGAACGGTATTCCTGTGGGCCGGCTGAACCGCAGTGCCAAAGGGATTATCTCTTTTGGTTATGACGAGGATTGGCTTTCAGACCGCAATAGACGACCCTTGTCCCTGTCTCTTCCTCTTACAACCCAGGTTTATTCTGGTGACCGGGTTGAAAATTATTTTGACAACCTGCTGCCTGACAACATGACATTGCGCAACAGGCTGCAGGCTAGGGTCGGGGCTTCGTCCACCCGGGCCTTTGACCTACTCTCCCACATCGGCAGGGATTGTGTGGGAGCGGTGCAACTTGTTCCCGAAGGAGAAACACCAAATGTCAAAATGGTCACCGTAGATCGGGTAGATGAGGCGCAGATAGAGGCTATTCTCAAGTCCTATGCCGCCATGCCCCTGGGGGTGGACATTGATGCCGATTTCAGGCTTTCCGTTGCCGGTGCCCAGGAAAAAACTGCATTCCTCAGGATGCAGAACGACTGGTACCGCCCTTCCGGAGCTACGCCGACCAGTCATATTTTCAAGCTGCCGATGGGGCGACTGGGCCAAACCGGCTTAGATTTGTCAGGCAGTGTGGAAAACGAATGGCTCTGCCAAAAGCTGTTGGGAGCCTTTGGCATGGCGGCGGCTGACACCCAGATAGCAAACTTCGGCAGCCAGAAGGTGCTGGTGGTGGAGCGATTTGATCGACGCTGGTCCGCTGACAGCACCTGGCTGATCCGACTGCCCCAGGAAGATATCTGCCAAGCCACGGGCATCCCTTCGGCCCTGAAATATGAGGCGGACGGGGGACCAGGCATGACCACGATCATGGATCTGCTTCTGGGGTCAGACAAGGCTCATGAGGACCGGACCTTATTCATGACGGCCCAACTGCTTTTCTGGATGTTGGGGGCCATTGACGGTCACGCCAAGAATTTCAGCATTTTTCTTCGTCCCGGCAGCCGGTTTCACCTGACCCCATTTTACGATGTAATTTCAATCTATCCTTTGGCCAGGGCTGGCCAGATTTCCATGCACAAGGTTAAGATGGCCATGGCCGTGTCAGGGAAAAACCGTCATTACAGATGGAACAGCATAACCAGAAGACATTGGTTAAATACTGCAAAAAAATGCAGGTACCCGGAAGATGAGATGAAGCAAATTATTGAAAAATGTTGCGATATGGCACAAGGGTGCATCGATCAGGTAGGTGCTACCCTCCCCCCGGGTTTTCCCGGACAGATCTCAGCAGCAATTTTTTCTGGAATGCACCAGGCAAGGGAACGGTTGATTAACAATAAAAAGGATGGATCTGCTTAA
- a CDS encoding helix-turn-helix transcriptional regulator: MHQIMVSPRDLGATLRELRKQKGMTQTALGKRVGLDQKRISLMENGNPNIRVASLFRLLSALGVGMALEPKAIDGTTPVQGNQEYNKDEW, translated from the coding sequence ATGCATCAGATCATGGTCTCCCCCAGAGATCTTGGGGCAACACTTAGAGAATTGAGGAAGCAAAAAGGGATGACCCAGACAGCCTTGGGTAAACGGGTGGGGCTTGATCAAAAACGGATATCCCTAATGGAAAACGGCAATCCTAATATCCGGGTGGCCAGCCTGTTCAGACTGCTTTCCGCCTTGGGCGTGGGTATGGCCCTTGAGCCCAAGGCCATTGATGGAACGACTCCAGTCCAGGGGAACCAGGAATATAATAAGGATGAATGGTGA
- a CDS encoding tyrosine-type recombinase/integrase has product MKNLNHPKKGSHISVEPIRRQKDIKLIKKILQDSPRNLCLFILGINTNLRASDLLKIKVEQVRHLQPGEEITLKEKKTQKQRRINLNRVCIEAIQNLLKSIKYEDDDFLFLSNRKDKNALTVSSLSTLVKKWCKDINLKGNYASHTLRKTWGYHQRVTFGVGIPELMVCFNHTSQKQTLDYLCVQPEEIKSVYQNEL; this is encoded by the coding sequence ATGAAAAATTTGAATCATCCTAAGAAAGGAAGCCATATTTCTGTTGAACCGATCCGGAGGCAAAAAGACATCAAACTCATAAAAAAAATTTTACAGGATTCGCCTCGGAACCTCTGTTTGTTCATTTTGGGAATTAATACCAATCTGCGGGCTTCAGATTTGCTGAAAATCAAAGTTGAACAAGTGCGGCACCTTCAGCCCGGGGAAGAAATCACCTTGAAGGAAAAAAAAACGCAGAAACAACGACGGATCAATTTAAATCGGGTTTGCATTGAAGCAATTCAAAATCTGCTTAAATCCATTAAATATGAAGATGATGATTTTCTTTTTCTGAGCAACCGAAAGGACAAAAATGCCCTGACGGTTTCCAGCCTAAGCACTTTGGTAAAAAAATGGTGTAAGGATATCAACCTGAAAGGGAACTACGCCAGCCACACTCTAAGAAAAACCTGGGGATATCATCAACGAGTCACCTTCGGTGTTGGGATTCCAGAATTAATGGTTTGTTTCAATCACACCAGTCAAAAACAGACCTTGGATTATCTTTGCGTCCAGCCTGAAGAAATTAAGAGCGTTTATCAAAATGAGCTTTAA
- a CDS encoding DUF2004 domain-containing protein codes for MYLEPFGNIDTDNLEECYDSLLYVHGDTIEIDLNFEAESIENTELEHVKKFLSGIEAFSEKAFKAISDDFDLGEKSEVVRLYLHHHLEEFEEDTIQEAFGATQIDKQIFLNHLKLYRVGFYPEDDDSFAIFDIQFPKKYTDYLIAVTFDRDGKLLRMSMES; via the coding sequence ATGTATTTAGAACCATTCGGAAATATCGACACAGATAATCTTGAAGAATGTTATGATAGTTTGCTTTACGTTCACGGGGATACTATTGAAATTGATTTGAATTTTGAAGCGGAATCAATAGAAAATACTGAATTAGAACACGTAAAAAAATTTCTTTCTGGTATTGAAGCCTTCTCCGAAAAAGCATTTAAAGCTATCTCAGATGATTTTGATTTAGGAGAAAAATCGGAAGTTGTGAGATTGTATTTGCACCATCATCTTGAAGAATTCGAGGAAGATACAATCCAAGAGGCTTTCGGCGCAACTCAAATTGATAAACAAATATTCTTGAATCATTTAAAGCTATATAGAGTTGGATTTTACCCTGAAGATGACGATTCTTTCGCAATATTTGATATCCAGTTCCCCAAAAAATACACTGATTATTTAATTGCTGTAACGTTTGACAGAGACGGCAAGCTATTGCGTATGTCAATGGAAAGTTAA